The Arachis hypogaea cultivar Tifrunner chromosome 16, arahy.Tifrunner.gnm2.J5K5, whole genome shotgun sequence genome contains a region encoding:
- the LOC112758586 gene encoding B3 domain-containing transcription factor NGA1, translating to MEEEVKGYSDSREEEEEEEEDEAAEIIPIPNTRQETNSSGNRLQQQQDTAVAPNFSQRKQLDLMELSLGSGSSKDDRNWQQGGGGGGMVGSCSSSSSEAVEKEHMFDKVVTPSDVGKLNRLVIPKQHAEKYFPLDSSSNDKGLLLNFEDRNGKLWRFRYSYWNSSQSYVMTKGWSRFVKEKKLDAGDIVSFHRGLGELYRHRLYIDWRRRPDHPPPDPSASLISPFFLPNHYSAAITWGAGGRFYSLPSPTPPPRHHHFHHHQHHPLATNYNTHMYGFHHHPGAATGTSHHLLSGYNDQQLNSGSPGPLYYLRSPPSMSIVDPNLHQERGTAIAPMIIDSVPVAHHHHQQQQHQHGVVPNSSNFDSTNTAGKRLRLFGVNMECASSSSSSPAEDHSHVAMSSSLPSSSRFGDQRGDTTTTTPSVLFDLDPSLQYHHHHRH from the exons ATGGAAGAAGAAGTGAAAGGATATTCCGATAGcagagaagaggaggaggaggaggaggaagacgaAGCAGCGGAAATCATCCCAATTCCAAACACAAGACAAGAAACCAACAGCAGCGGAAACA GGTTACAGCAGCAGCAAGATACAGCAGTAGCTCCCAATTTCAGTCAGCGGAAGCagctagatttgatggagttgTCACTAGGGAGCGGGAGCAGCAAGGACGATCGGAATTGGCagcaaggaggaggaggaggaggaatggttggttcttgctcatcatcatcatcggagGCGGTGGAGAAAGAGCACATGTTCGACAAAGTGGTGACCCCAAGCGACGTAGGGAAGCTGAACAGGCTAGTGATACCGAAGCAGCACGCGGAGAAGTACTTTCCATTGGACTCATCCTCCAACGACAAGGGGCTTCTCCTCAACTTCGAGGACAGGAACGGCAAGCTGTGGCGCTTCAGATACTCCTACTGGAACAGCAGCCAGAGCTATGTCATGACCAAAGGCTGGAGCCGCTTCGTTAAGGAGAAGAAGCTCGACGCCGGCGACATTGTCTCCTTCCACCGTGGCCTCGGGGAACTCTATAGACACAGGCTGTACATTGACTGGAGGCGCAGGCCCGACCATCCCCCTCCTGACCCTTCCGCCTCCCTCATCTCCCCTTTCTTCCTTCCTAACCACTACTCCGCCGCCATCACATGGGGCGCCGGCGGCAGGTTCTACTCTCTGCCTTCTCCCACGCCTCCTCCTCGCCACCATCACTTTCATCATCATCAGCACCACCCCCTCGCTACTAATTACAACACCCATATGTATGGCTTTCATCATCATCCAGGTGCTGCAACTGGAACAAGTCATCATCTTCTCAGCGGTTACAATGATCAGCAGCTGAATTCCGGATCTCCTGGACCTCTCTATTACCTGAGGTCACCCCCCTCAATGTCAATTGTTGACCCCAACTTGCATCAGGAGAGAGGGACTGCTATTGCCCCCATGATCATTGATTCTGTGCCGGttgctcatcatcatcatcaacaacagCAACATCAACATGGTGTGGTGCCTAATAGTAGTAACTTTGACAGTACTAATACCGCAGGAAAACGGCTGAGGCTATTTGGGGTCAACATGgaatgtgcttcttcttcttcttcttctccagcTGAAGATCACTCGCATGTGGCAATGTCTAGTTCATTACCATCGTCAAGCAGGTTTGGGGATCAGAGAGGggatactactactactactccttCTGTACtttttgatttggatccctctttGCAATACCATCACCACCACCGGCATTGA
- the LOC112758592 gene encoding chlorophyll a-b binding protein, chloroplastic, translated as MRMRFLLPHGNSLSHRLALLSFEIRGSLQIPHCIHTPIMASAYASSAIAAVGISSPNTKASFLSGRKLKRAAKQAAGVRGVSSTRVCAAAADPERPLWFPGSTPPPWLDGTLPGDFGFDPLGLGSDPESLRWNVQAELVHCRWAMLGAAGIFIPEFLTKIGVLNTPSWYTAGEQEYFTDTTTLFIVELIFIGWAEGRRWADIIKPGCVNTDPIFPNNKLTGTDVGYPGGLWFDPLGWGTGSPEKIKELRTKEIKNGRLAMLAVMGAWFQHIYTGTGPIDNLFAHLADPGHATIFAAFTPK; from the exons ATGAGAATGAGATTCTTACTGCCACATGGCAACTCGCTATCTCACAGATTGGCCCTCCTATCTTTTGAGATAAGAGGCTCCCTCCAGATTCCACATTGCATACACACTCCAATCATGGCTTCCGCTTATGCTTCCTCTGCCATTGCAGCTGTTGGCATCTCTAGTCCAAACACAAAAGCTTCATTCCTAAGTGGGAGGAAGTTGAAGAGGGCGGCTAAGCAGGCAGCAGGCGTTAGAGGAGTATCGAGCACAAGAGTATGTGCAGCAGCGGCTGACCCTGAGAGACCCCTGTGGTTCCCGGGAAGCACGCCTCCTCCATGGCTTGATGGCACCCTTCCTGGAGACTTTGGGTTTGATCCACTTGGTCTGGGGTCTGATCCTGAGAGCCTGAGATGGAATGTGCAGGCAGAGCTGGTGCACTGCAGGTGGGCAATGCTGGGTGCTGCGGGCATCTTCATTCCTGAATTCCTAACAAAGATTGGCGTGCTCAACACGCCATCGTGGTACACAGCTGGAGAACAGGAGTACTTCACGGACACAACCACGCTCTTCATAGTTGAGCTCATCTTCATTGGATGGGCAGAGGGAAGGAGGTGGGCTGACATCATCAAGCCAGGCTGTGTCAATACCGACCCCATTTTCCCAAACAACAAGCTCACTGGCACCGATGTTGGTTACCCCGGTGGCCTCTGGTTTGACCCTCTCGGATGGGGCACTGGCTCTCCTGAAAAGATCAAGGAATTGAGAACTAAGGAGATCAAGAATGGCAGGCTCGCCATGTTGGCTGTCATGggtgcttggttccagcacatctACACCGGCACTGGTCCCATTGACAACCTCTTTGCCCACCTTGCTGATCCCGGCCATGCTACCATTTTTGCT GCTTTCACCCCCAAGTGA